Proteins encoded in a region of the Paenibacillus sp. E222 genome:
- a CDS encoding CpsD/CapB family tyrosine-protein kinase codes for MPRLTNDKGSLVTMANPKSTSSEAYRKLRTNIQFSSIDSQIQTIMIASALSGEGKTTTIGNLAVTYAQEGKKVLLMDTDLRKPAVHRMFNVPNHVGLTSVLSSQYKVTEVLRETGVEGLHVLSSGPIPPNPSEMIGSRKMTALLQDLKEEYDVILFDTPPVLAVTDALIISSLCDGVILVVSAGKVKRDLVRKAKAHLEHVNARILGAVLNNVQVPKSRNAYYGENV; via the coding sequence ATGCCACGGTTAACCAATGATAAAGGGAGCCTTGTAACCATGGCTAATCCCAAGTCTACGTCATCTGAGGCGTATCGAAAGTTGAGAACCAACATCCAATTCTCATCGATTGATAGTCAGATTCAAACGATCATGATTGCTTCGGCGTTGTCCGGTGAAGGAAAAACGACAACGATAGGTAATTTGGCAGTTACCTATGCCCAAGAGGGAAAAAAGGTTTTGCTTATGGATACGGACTTACGTAAACCTGCGGTGCATCGCATGTTTAATGTTCCTAACCATGTGGGGCTGACGAGTGTATTATCCAGCCAATATAAAGTTACGGAAGTACTTCGGGAAACCGGAGTGGAAGGGCTGCATGTTCTGTCTTCCGGCCCTATACCTCCTAATCCTTCAGAGATGATTGGATCTCGTAAAATGACGGCCTTGCTCCAGGATTTGAAGGAAGAATACGATGTGATTTTATTTGATACACCTCCTGTTCTGGCAGTTACCGATGCTTTAATTATTAGTTCATTGTGTGATGGGGTCATTCTTGTCGTAAGTGCAGGCAAGGTGAAGAGGGATCTGGTTAGAAAGGCAAAAGCCCACCTTGAACATGTGAATGCACGTATCCTCGGAGCAGTTTTGAACAATGTACAGGTGCCCAAGAGCCGGAATGCGTACTATGGGGAAAATGTGTAA
- a CDS encoding YveK family protein, whose translation MELKEYMQILRKRFWIIIAFVAVACIGAGVKNYFLTVPIYEANAKLIVNQAYNAQGVPSLDISSIQTNIKVINSYIEIIKSSAILDKVAATYPDLGMNGNELGRSLRVTTANESQVMSLTATGLSSEKAAKTVNAVAKVFKSQIPLIMKVDNVTILSEAKPTDSSGPININPVMNILISFFVGLLLSIGFIFLLEYLDDTLKTEDELEKELGIPALAVISRIRKEDARFSKQTTISQKQVGDGQYATVNQ comes from the coding sequence ATGGAGCTAAAAGAGTATATGCAAATTTTACGCAAACGTTTTTGGATCATCATTGCCTTCGTTGCGGTTGCTTGTATTGGGGCAGGTGTTAAAAATTATTTTTTGACTGTACCTATTTACGAGGCGAATGCCAAATTAATCGTGAACCAGGCATATAATGCTCAAGGTGTACCGAGCCTCGATATTAGTTCAATTCAAACCAACATTAAAGTGATTAATTCGTATATTGAAATAATCAAATCTTCGGCAATCCTCGATAAAGTAGCAGCTACATACCCCGATCTTGGCATGAACGGTAATGAATTGGGACGAAGCCTAAGGGTAACCACCGCGAATGAATCCCAGGTTATGAGTTTGACCGCCACCGGTTTATCTTCTGAAAAAGCGGCAAAAACGGTAAATGCCGTTGCCAAAGTGTTTAAATCCCAAATTCCCTTAATTATGAAAGTGGATAATGTAACCATTCTGAGTGAAGCCAAACCTACGGACTCCTCTGGACCTATCAATATAAATCCCGTTATGAACATCCTGATCAGTTTCTTTGTCGGACTTCTACTATCTATAGGGTTTATATTCCTGTTGGAATACCTGGACGATACTTTGAAAACAGAGGATGAACTAGAGAAGGAACTGGGTATACCTGCACTAGCTGTCATCTCCAGAATCCGAAAAGAAGACGCCCGTTTTTCCAAGCAGACAACCATATCTCAAAAACAGGTAGGTGATGGCCAGTATGCCACGGTTAACCAATGA
- a CDS encoding tyrosine-protein phosphatase, translated as MVEMHCHILSGLDDGPVHMEQSIAMAEKAAASGITSIIATPHHLNGQYNNKPNVVNQAVDLLHAELRKRNIRLEIRPGQEIRVHDNLIGDLYAGKCCTLAGSRYMLLELPFGHIPSQFPGILQELKLAGIIPIIAHPERNRPIQNNPDLLVEYVEQGALCQITAQSVLGLFGRKVQKWCFHFCKENGFHFISSDAHNMEERTFSMKAAYHLLERRFGSHLVQTLQNNACSVWNNYQIIEPEEPVMMKRRLLFW; from the coding sequence ATGGTTGAAATGCACTGCCACATTTTATCCGGTCTGGATGATGGCCCTGTCCATATGGAACAGTCCATTGCGATGGCTGAGAAAGCGGCAGCCTCAGGCATTACCTCGATCATTGCTACTCCGCATCACCTGAACGGGCAGTACAACAATAAACCCAACGTGGTCAATCAGGCAGTGGACCTGCTACATGCAGAACTTCGCAAACGCAACATTCGCTTGGAGATCCGTCCCGGACAGGAGATCAGGGTGCATGACAACCTGATTGGAGACTTATATGCAGGAAAGTGCTGCACACTCGCCGGGAGCCGATACATGTTGCTGGAATTGCCCTTTGGTCATATCCCCTCGCAGTTCCCCGGGATACTCCAAGAACTTAAGTTGGCGGGTATCATTCCTATTATTGCTCATCCCGAACGAAATCGTCCAATCCAGAACAATCCCGATTTGTTGGTTGAATATGTTGAGCAAGGTGCTCTATGTCAAATCACGGCTCAATCGGTCTTGGGGCTTTTCGGAAGAAAAGTTCAGAAATGGTGTTTCCATTTTTGCAAAGAAAACGGATTTCATTTCATTTCATCAGACGCCCATAATATGGAAGAAAGAACATTCTCAATGAAAGCCGCATATCACCTGCTTGAACGCCGATTTGGAAGTCATCTAGTTCAAACTTTGCAAAATAATGCGTGCTCGGTATGGAACAATTATCAAATCATAGAGCCGGAAGAACCCGTAATGATGAAGCGTAGATTGTTGTTCTGGTAA
- a CDS encoding helix-turn-helix domain-containing protein → MSYGNRIAELREQRGLTQEELASSIHITRAALSHYEKNRRKPDFEVLTRLADIFGVSIDYLIGRTKQSDVVMDEDVREFVDALELSDKEVLERFGLMIDGKPLTEEEARRFIAFVRMERSMD, encoded by the coding sequence ATGAGCTACGGAAATCGCATTGCTGAATTAAGGGAACAGCGGGGACTTACTCAAGAAGAACTTGCGAGCTCCATTCATATTACAAGAGCTGCTCTCTCCCACTACGAGAAGAACCGACGCAAACCGGATTTCGAAGTGTTAACGAGACTTGCTGACATCTTTGGCGTATCCATTGATTATCTCATTGGACGAACGAAACAAAGCGATGTCGTGATGGATGAGGACGTAAGGGAATTCGTGGACGCCCTTGAATTATCGGATAAGGAAGTGTTGGAGCGCTTCGGTCTGATGATTGATGGCAAACCCTTAACAGAAGAAGAGGCACGTCGTTTTATTGCTTTTGTCCGTATGGAACGCAGTATGGATTAA